Proteins encoded by one window of Anaerolineales bacterium:
- a CDS encoding SUMF1/EgtB/PvdO family nonheme iron enzyme, giving the protein MTLPDDVLTRVAAMLLPLMGDTLPANGDDLLRSLPRLAYAMQRRRTVKPGEVASALTVIPRAEVVPAILSEQHLSLAGKAAILETGEDVRFTNQHLQDYFLAVYMMGEIAAGRLRAADIWKQSAPDGSMVRTHWEEATILLAGLYSDDCTPVLEWLKDANPELAADCIVKSGAAVPPATLNALHSAWLPRLIDPKRERDPRARTALGRALSTAGLDNRPGVCDFEWGADYWCRVPAGEFTRGSGEDPDNPNRIETISYDYWIAKYPVTWGQFTFFLDAADGYMEDRWWQDLHPDGLKLRGKNALQQWKIANHPAETVNWYEAMAFCCWLNARPSVLPAPLGEGVNSEDYLLRLPTEQEWEKAARGTDGRIYLYGNIFDKAKGNVYETGIRQTSAVGIFPHGASPYGALDMSGNVWEWCLNEYQTGNLDVGSSDRKALRGGSWCDDQDRAHTAYRVSNRPLNRHSYVGFRLVVGVRRPSLRA; this is encoded by the coding sequence ATGACCTTGCCTGATGATGTTCTGACACGTGTTGCTGCGATGCTGCTGCCTCTGATGGGGGACACCCTACCCGCGAACGGAGACGACCTCCTGCGCAGCTTACCCCGCCTTGCCTATGCGATGCAGCGCCGCCGCACCGTAAAACCCGGCGAGGTGGCAAGCGCCCTCACGGTCATCCCCCGTGCGGAGGTCGTCCCGGCGATTCTCAGCGAACAACACCTCTCCCTGGCAGGCAAGGCAGCGATCTTGGAGACGGGGGAGGACGTCCGATTCACCAATCAACACCTTCAAGACTATTTCCTCGCTGTCTATATGATGGGTGAGATTGCGGCGGGACGGCTGCGGGCGGCGGATATTTGGAAACAAAGCGCTCCTGATGGGAGCATGGTGCGCACGCATTGGGAGGAGGCGACGATCCTCTTGGCGGGCTTGTACAGCGACGACTGCACACCCGTTTTAGAGTGGTTGAAGGACGCCAATCCCGAACTTGCCGCAGATTGTATCGTGAAAAGCGGGGCAGCCGTCCCACCAGCGACGCTGAATGCTCTCCACAGCGCATGGCTGCCGCGCCTGATCGATCCCAAGCGCGAACGCGATCCCCGTGCGCGGACGGCATTGGGGCGTGCGCTCAGTACAGCGGGTTTGGACAACCGTCCCGGCGTGTGTGATTTCGAGTGGGGGGCGGACTATTGGTGTCGTGTTCCGGCGGGCGAATTCACCAGGGGAAGTGGCGAAGATCCCGACAACCCGAACCGAATAGAGACGATATCCTACGACTATTGGATTGCCAAGTACCCTGTGACATGGGGACAGTTCACATTCTTCTTGGATGCTGCCGATGGCTACATGGAAGACCGCTGGTGGCAAGACCTGCACCCCGATGGGTTGAAACTGCGTGGCAAAAATGCCCTTCAACAATGGAAGATCGCCAACCACCCCGCCGAGACGGTGAATTGGTATGAGGCGATGGCATTTTGCTGTTGGCTGAATGCCCGTCCATCCGTCCTCCCCGCGCCATTAGGGGAAGGGGTGAACAGTGAGGACTACCTTCTACGCTTGCCCACCGAACAGGAATGGGAAAAAGCGGCGCGGGGGACGGATGGGCGTATCTATCTTTATGGCAATATCTTTGATAAAGCAAAAGGGAATGTCTATGAGACGGGGATTCGGCAGACCTCGGCAGTGGGTATTTTCCCCCATGGCGCGTCGCCTTATGGCGCCTTGGACATGAGCGGAAACGTCTGGGAGTGGTGTCTGAACGAGTATCAAACGGGCAATCTAGATGTCGGTTCGAGTGACCGAAAAGCCCTGCGCGGCGGGTCTTGGTGCGACGATCAAGACCGGGCGCATACCGCCTATCGGGTCAGCAATCGCCCGCTCAATCGACACAGCTACGTCGGTTTTCGGTTGGTGGTTGGGGTGCGCCGCCCTTCTCTCCGCGCCTGA
- a CDS encoding alpha-hydroxy-acid oxidizing protein gives MPPPEENHRPYLMERDACALIANVRKTAQPTHGNVKRTLAALSRMGHRTGEVAGEGDGCGVLTDIPRIIWRRMLIEEGHSGDLSNDPNFFVLHLFLSPENTAETVAKIEELAKLHILQITYSEAGQTRPEMLGPLARAQEPVFWQMAGFAPGRDTRDANARLFDFQMHIERELVIHVVSCSTHSVVYKVRGHVDTLYKYYPDLRDPEFQSAITIGHSRYSTNTETAFERVQPFSLLGHNGEINTIARLRQEARMLGTQLDRNGSDSQDLNRLLEVLIHTYGFTLLEAMEIAFPPVPHEALALPTETQALYRRYRMGWGPFAQGPAGIVSRFGDECLFSVDAMGLRPLWFGETEKDYFFSSEQGVVPLEQNVRDPRPLAPGEKVALSIHRGSTVRIFNDVEVRGEVLRRARALKPVKTPPTLTNAPAWIPPDAPGSAEAWRAAVGWYRTDRDIAVEMADKAADPIGSLGYDGPLAALSNDGPRNLSEYFKEAVAVVTNPAIDRERETEHFSTEAILGARPSLNSAEGEDEPAPIPLALPVLAGGQIAGDPLLDTGDYAKAAGCAGTWLYEDVLAAFGERAVILSAARAPEETIYSALERLSGEALAALEAGAQLIALDDGGMFLNGCGWLDPHLALAVVDRALRLKVDANGRNCRRKAGIILRSAAIRNLHDVILAVSLGADAVNPYMLIETAVMRSGTPEDRANRVVSLFTALEKGLQKITSTMGVHELRGYGKTFASMGLSTPVAKLMGCVNYAGTAERGVTWAMLQRESENRTQILESKGARLPKETRIYPHIYKMAGQVASGEVDYTGIMERLNEIERTTPVALRHTLDFAFDPDSRVDADEVELGVGHHSLPFIISSMSFGSQGEIAFRAYAEAAFQLDMYSLNGEGGEIKDMLGKYPHHRGQQIASGRFGVNAELINSSYLLEIKVGQGAKPGEGGHLPGKKVSAKVAAARNANIGVDLISPSNNHDIYSIEDLAQFIEELKTSNPRVKVAVKIPVVPGIGVIAVGVAKANADIINITGYDGGTGAARQHSLKYVGLPAEIGVVEAHAALLKAGLRDKVEIWCDGGMKSGTDVVKMILLGANRVGFGTMAMVAIGCTICRKCQTDTCHVGITTQIETKEQAIAHGLKAFEPQVYEDAVGQLRHLFEAVGAEAREITARLGFARLQDLVGRADLLLQARMTDQLDMTPLLAVAASVERPHFSRTIGRALRRPRNHLTEIISDMVSEAIESGEDVITYEDAEASSIDRALGTHLVGALVRRFGFANGLTLGARDGVSFRRDQKRPESITLNFNSSAVPGNGLAAFHGGDVTIVVEGATQDGLGKCAFGGKVAILKGMNHKGVRVGGSVGKSFAYGAQRGQFIIQGNADSRAGVRLSGADLIIGGEIAEKIRDDQGFIATRANLKGYAFEYMTSGRALVLGDPGPWICSGMTGGVVYLRLRPEFGFDMAAIKRRLAKGANVKILPTDRGDEQNLMDLLCAYREALANANQPEAAARIDEMLARWEKEFVKIVPASLQVDQSVATE, from the coding sequence ATGCCACCACCGGAAGAAAACCACCGTCCATACCTTATGGAACGTGACGCCTGCGCCCTGATTGCTAATGTCCGCAAGACGGCACAACCGACACACGGCAATGTCAAACGCACCCTCGCCGCACTCTCGCGGATGGGACACCGCACGGGAGAGGTCGCCGGGGAAGGCGACGGCTGTGGCGTTCTGACCGATATTCCGCGCATCATCTGGCGGCGGATGCTCATTGAGGAGGGGCATTCCGGCGATTTGTCCAACGACCCAAATTTCTTCGTGCTACACCTCTTTTTGTCACCGGAGAACACCGCAGAGACCGTCGCCAAGATTGAAGAATTGGCGAAACTGCATATCTTGCAGATCACCTACAGCGAAGCGGGGCAAACCCGCCCCGAAATGTTGGGTCCGCTCGCCCGCGCCCAAGAACCTGTCTTTTGGCAGATGGCGGGCTTTGCACCCGGGCGGGATACCCGTGATGCGAATGCCCGTCTCTTTGATTTCCAGATGCACATCGAGCGCGAGTTGGTGATCCATGTGGTAAGTTGTAGCACGCACAGCGTTGTTTACAAGGTGCGTGGGCATGTGGACACGCTCTACAAGTATTATCCCGACCTGCGCGACCCCGAATTTCAATCGGCAATCACTATTGGGCATTCCCGTTATAGCACGAACACCGAAACCGCCTTTGAGCGCGTGCAGCCTTTCTCGCTGCTCGGTCACAATGGCGAGATCAATACAATTGCCCGTCTGCGCCAAGAGGCGCGGATGCTTGGGACACAGTTGGATCGCAACGGATCGGACTCCCAAGACCTTAACCGCCTGCTCGAAGTGCTGATCCACACCTATGGCTTTACCCTGTTAGAGGCAATGGAGATCGCCTTTCCGCCCGTCCCGCACGAGGCGCTCGCCCTCCCCACCGAGACACAGGCGCTCTACCGCCGCTACCGGATGGGGTGGGGTCCCTTTGCCCAAGGACCCGCTGGCATCGTCTCCCGCTTTGGCGATGAATGCTTGTTCAGCGTAGACGCCATGGGCTTGCGCCCGCTGTGGTTTGGCGAGACGGAAAAGGATTACTTCTTTAGCTCTGAACAAGGCGTGGTGCCGTTGGAACAGAACGTCCGCGATCCGCGCCCGCTTGCCCCCGGTGAAAAGGTCGCCCTCTCCATCCATCGCGGATCGACAGTGCGTATTTTCAACGATGTAGAGGTGCGCGGGGAAGTCCTCCGCCGCGCTCGGGCGTTGAAGCCCGTCAAGACGCCGCCCACGCTGACAAACGCTCCGGCATGGATACCGCCCGATGCCCCCGGCAGCGCCGAGGCATGGCGGGCAGCCGTCGGTTGGTATCGGACAGATCGGGATATTGCGGTGGAGATGGCGGATAAAGCCGCCGATCCGATTGGCTCGCTAGGCTATGATGGACCGCTTGCCGCGCTCTCCAACGATGGACCGCGTAACCTGAGCGAATATTTCAAGGAAGCCGTCGCTGTCGTCACCAACCCGGCGATTGACCGCGAGCGGGAGACGGAACACTTCAGCACCGAGGCAATTTTGGGGGCGCGTCCGTCTTTAAACAGCGCCGAGGGTGAGGACGAACCCGCGCCCATCCCACTGGCGTTGCCCGTTTTGGCGGGTGGGCAAATTGCCGGTGATCCCCTCCTTGACACGGGCGATTATGCCAAAGCCGCCGGATGCGCCGGAACATGGCTTTACGAAGATGTCCTCGCCGCCTTTGGCGAACGTGCCGTGATCCTGAGCGCTGCCCGCGCCCCCGAAGAAACGATCTACAGCGCATTGGAGCGCCTTTCCGGTGAGGCGCTGGCAGCCCTAGAAGCTGGCGCTCAGTTGATCGCCCTTGACGATGGGGGGATGTTCCTGAACGGGTGCGGCTGGCTTGACCCACACCTTGCCCTCGCCGTCGTGGATCGGGCGCTGCGCTTGAAGGTCGATGCCAACGGACGGAATTGCCGCCGGAAAGCGGGAATCATCCTGCGCAGCGCCGCGATCCGCAACCTGCACGATGTGATCCTCGCCGTCAGTCTTGGCGCAGATGCCGTAAATCCTTACATGCTGATCGAAACCGCCGTCATGCGCAGCGGGACGCCGGAAGACCGCGCCAACCGCGTCGTGAGTCTCTTTACCGCACTAGAAAAGGGCTTGCAGAAGATCACTTCCACAATGGGCGTTCACGAACTACGCGGCTACGGGAAAACCTTTGCCTCGATGGGCTTATCGACGCCCGTTGCCAAGCTCATGGGCTGTGTGAATTATGCGGGGACGGCGGAACGCGGCGTGACATGGGCAATGCTCCAACGGGAATCGGAGAACCGGACGCAGATTTTGGAGAGCAAGGGCGCACGGCTGCCCAAAGAGACGCGTATCTACCCGCACATTTACAAAATGGCGGGGCAGGTCGCCAGCGGGGAGGTCGATTACACGGGGATCATGGAGCGCCTGAACGAGATCGAACGGACGACACCCGTCGCCCTTCGGCACACGCTCGATTTCGCCTTTGATCCCGACAGCCGCGTCGATGCCGATGAGGTTGAACTGGGGGTGGGACACCACAGCTTGCCCTTCATTATCTCCTCGATGTCGTTCGGCTCGCAAGGGGAGATCGCCTTCCGCGCTTATGCCGAAGCCGCTTTCCAACTGGACATGTACAGCCTGAATGGGGAGGGAGGCGAGATCAAAGACATGCTCGGCAAGTACCCCCACCATCGCGGGCAGCAGATCGCCTCCGGGCGATTTGGGGTAAACGCCGAACTGATCAATTCGTCGTACCTCTTGGAGATCAAGGTTGGGCAGGGGGCAAAGCCCGGCGAGGGCGGGCATTTGCCGGGGAAGAAAGTCAGCGCAAAGGTGGCGGCGGCACGGAATGCCAACATCGGGGTCGATTTGATCTCCCCCTCGAACAACCACGACATTTACTCAATTGAAGATCTCGCCCAGTTCATTGAGGAACTGAAAACGAGCAACCCCCGTGTAAAAGTTGCCGTAAAAATCCCCGTCGTGCCGGGGATCGGGGTGATTGCCGTTGGCGTGGCGAAGGCGAACGCCGATATTATCAATATCACGGGCTACGATGGCGGCACCGGTGCGGCACGCCAACACAGCCTAAAGTACGTCGGCTTGCCCGCCGAGATCGGCGTCGTGGAGGCACACGCCGCCCTGCTGAAGGCAGGTCTGCGGGACAAGGTGGAAATTTGGTGCGATGGCGGGATGAAATCGGGGACGGATGTCGTCAAGATGATCCTCCTCGGCGCAAACCGCGTCGGGTTTGGGACGATGGCGATGGTCGCCATTGGCTGTACGATCTGCCGCAAGTGCCAGACGGACACCTGTCATGTGGGGATTACCACCCAGATTGAGACGAAAGAGCAGGCGATTGCGCACGGCTTGAAGGCGTTTGAGCCGCAGGTGTACGAGGACGCCGTTGGGCAGCTTCGCCACCTTTTCGAGGCGGTGGGGGCAGAGGCGCGGGAGATCACCGCACGGTTGGGCTTTGCTCGCTTGCAAGACCTTGTCGGGCGTGCCGATCTGCTGCTGCAAGCGCGAATGACCGATCAACTGGACATGACCCCCTTGCTGGCGGTTGCCGCTAGCGTGGAGCGTCCGCACTTTAGCCGGACGATTGGGCGCGCCTTGCGCCGCCCGCGCAACCACCTGACGGAGATCATCTCCGATATGGTCAGCGAGGCAATTGAGTCCGGCGAGGACGTGATCACCTACGAAGACGCCGAGGCAAGCAGCATTGATCGGGCGTTGGGGACGCACCTTGTGGGGGCGTTAGTGCGGCGTTTTGGCTTTGCCAACGGGCTGACGCTTGGCGCACGCGATGGGGTGAGCTTCCGCCGCGATCAAAAACGCCCGGAGTCAATCACCCTCAACTTCAACAGTTCCGCCGTGCCGGGGAACGGGTTGGCGGCGTTTCATGGCGGCGATGTCACCATCGTTGTCGAAGGGGCAACCCAAGACGGGTTGGGGAAATGCGCCTTTGGTGGGAAAGTTGCCATCTTGAAGGGCATGAATCACAAGGGCGTGCGCGTCGGCGGGAGCGTTGGCAAGAGTTTCGCTTACGGGGCGCAGCGTGGGCAGTTCATCATTCAGGGAAACGCCGACAGCCGCGCCGGAGTGCGCCTTTCGGGGGCTGATCTGATCATCGGTGGGGAGATCGCGGAAAAAATCCGTGACGATCAGGGCTTCATCGCCACCCGCGCCAACCTGAAAGGGTACGCCTTTGAGTACATGACCTCCGGGCGGGCACTCGTCTTGGGCGACCCCGGTCCATGGATTTGCAGCGGGATGACAGGCGGCGTGGTCTATCTCCGGCTGCGTCCAGAGTTCGGCTTTGATATGGCGGCGATCAAGCGGCGGCTGGCGAAGGGCGCCAATGTGAAAATCCTCCCCACAGACCGGGGCGACGAGCAAAACCTGATGGATTTGCTATGCGCCTACCGCGAAGCGCTGGCTAACGCCAACCAACCGGAGGCGGCAGCGCGGATTGACGAAATGTTAGCGCGGTGGGAGAAAGAATTTGTGAAGATCGTCCCCGCCAGTTTGCAGGTCGATCAATCGGTGGCGACAGAGTAG
- a CDS encoding site-specific DNA-methyltransferase, whose protein sequence is MDTLPLFPTPYTISNHDDSTAAIILYEGDVNGFLPTIPDQSVNLIITSPPYNLGKVYEKRTAIESYLATQAETIRELVRILHPNGSLCWQVGNYVDDGEVFPLDMFYYPLFKGAGLALRNRIVWHFGHGLHASKRFSGRYETLLWFTKSDHYIFNLDPVRVPSKYPGKRHYKGPNLGKPSGNPKGKNPSDVWEIMADEWALGMWDIPNVKSNHSEKTPHPCQFPVELAERCVLALTNEGDRVFDPYAGVGSSLIAALKHNRRAIGAEKEPAYVGLAKERIAAFYSGELRLRAIGTPIHEPTGREKVAQVPKEWGEEG, encoded by the coding sequence ATGGATACTCTCCCCCTTTTCCCTACACCTTATACCATCAGCAACCACGATGACAGTACGGCAGCGATCATCCTTTATGAAGGGGATGTGAACGGTTTTCTGCCGACCATACCCGATCAAAGCGTCAACCTGATTATCACTTCTCCGCCCTACAATCTGGGTAAGGTCTATGAAAAGCGCACCGCCATTGAGTCCTATCTGGCGACCCAAGCCGAGACAATCCGCGAATTGGTGCGCATCTTGCATCCAAATGGGAGCTTATGTTGGCAAGTAGGGAATTACGTAGACGATGGAGAGGTGTTCCCCCTTGATATGTTCTATTACCCTCTCTTCAAAGGGGCAGGGTTGGCGCTCCGCAACCGAATTGTGTGGCATTTTGGGCATGGTTTACATGCCTCCAAGCGCTTTTCAGGGCGCTACGAAACACTCTTATGGTTTACGAAATCAGATCACTACATTTTTAATCTTGATCCTGTGCGTGTTCCCTCCAAATATCCAGGGAAACGCCATTATAAGGGACCCAACCTCGGCAAGCCTTCTGGCAATCCCAAAGGAAAAAACCCCTCAGATGTGTGGGAGATTATGGCGGATGAATGGGCATTGGGGATGTGGGATATTCCCAATGTGAAATCCAACCACTCTGAAAAAACGCCTCACCCTTGCCAATTTCCGGTTGAACTTGCCGAACGATGCGTCTTAGCGTTGACAAATGAGGGAGATCGCGTGTTTGATCCTTATGCTGGAGTAGGATCATCTTTAATTGCCGCGCTCAAACATAATCGTCGGGCAATCGGGGCAGAAAAAGAACCCGCCTATGTAGGATTAGCAAAAGAGCGGATCGCTGCGTTTTACAGTGGTGAGCTACGCCTTCGCGCTATTGGAACGCCAATTCATGAACCGACAGGGCGCGAAAAGGTTGCCCAAGTGCCAAAAGAGTGGGGTGAGGAGGGATGA
- a CDS encoding alpha/beta hydrolase produces the protein MTLWLRYEETREDHTVTGDLRVCKAFHSPELGNTRDILVWLPPSYGAGTKRYPVIYMHDGQNLFDARTSYVGEWGVDETLTALSAEGLETIVVGIPHMNDLRIVELNPYQSPRPGVPDGRGDDYLRFIINTLKPLIDADFRTLPEKETTGIAGSSMGGLISLYGFLMHQEVFGLCGAFSTAYWFGRGRLYEAIEAKAHGGGKIYLDVGTKEGHVFAPSPLNLITGGKNGNRRYFQGVQRLAKVLRTYGYRDGENLLYVEDEGGLHNESAWARRLPDAFRFLIPRLG, from the coding sequence ATGACCCTTTGGCTGCGCTATGAAGAGACAAGAGAAGATCATACGGTCACGGGTGACCTGCGCGTGTGCAAAGCGTTTCACAGCCCAGAATTAGGGAACACGCGGGATATTCTTGTCTGGCTGCCGCCCTCGTATGGGGCAGGGACAAAGCGCTACCCAGTGATCTATATGCACGATGGGCAGAATCTCTTTGATGCGCGGACGAGCTATGTTGGCGAGTGGGGGGTTGATGAAACCCTGACGGCACTTTCTGCTGAAGGGCTTGAGACGATTGTCGTCGGTATTCCCCATATGAATGATCTGCGCATTGTCGAATTGAACCCCTACCAATCACCTCGCCCTGGCGTTCCTGATGGGCGCGGCGATGATTACCTGCGCTTCATCATCAACACTCTAAAACCCCTCATTGACGCCGATTTCCGAACGCTTCCCGAAAAAGAGACGACGGGCATTGCTGGCTCATCGATGGGCGGGCTAATCAGCCTGTACGGATTCCTGATGCACCAAGAAGTGTTTGGCTTGTGTGGGGCGTTCAGCACAGCCTATTGGTTTGGGCGCGGAAGGCTTTACGAGGCAATCGAGGCGAAGGCACACGGCGGCGGGAAGATTTATCTTGATGTAGGGACAAAAGAGGGGCATGTTTTTGCCCCCTCGCCCTTGAATCTCATCACCGGTGGGAAGAACGGAAACAGGCGCTACTTTCAGGGCGTGCAGCGCCTTGCCAAAGTTCTGCGAACATACGGCTACCGCGATGGGGAAAATCTGCTGTATGTAGAGGACGAAGGCGGGCTGCACAATGAATCAGCCTGGGCGCGGCGCTTGCCCGATGCCTTTCGATTCTTGATTCCGCGCTTGGGATGA
- a CDS encoding magnesium chelatase yields the protein MADNLPFPFMALVGQVEMRIALLLTVINPAVSGVLLIGPRGTGKTTAVRALTTLLPDVEVSACEEGQGCLPDDYAREGAAGICASCLKKIRAQESITRWGAVQMLELPLNARIDDVVGGVNERIAVQQQKVRLERGILARADQNLLYVDEVNLLEDPIVDAILDAAAAGSYTVRRGAIAGTYRSRFVLIGSMNPEEGALRPQLMDRFGLRVVVRGLMNREERLEIYQRVRAYRTNPRTFIKDWAAATVNAREEIGVARDLLKEVELTTDALDLGLELVRRLDIDSHRAEYVMLEAARAYAAADGRTEATIADVRAVAPLALRLRRSQYMVEFSEQQRAEDALIRTQIDTILQGDTA from the coding sequence TTGGCAGATAACCTCCCCTTTCCCTTTATGGCGCTGGTCGGACAGGTCGAAATGCGCATCGCCCTGCTGCTGACGGTGATCAATCCGGCGGTGAGCGGCGTCTTACTGATCGGACCGCGAGGAACAGGTAAGACGACTGCCGTCCGCGCCCTGACGACACTTCTCCCCGATGTTGAAGTGAGCGCCTGCGAAGAAGGGCAAGGCTGCCTCCCCGACGATTACGCACGGGAGGGAGCAGCGGGCATTTGCGCAAGCTGCTTAAAGAAAATTCGGGCGCAAGAGTCGATCACCCGCTGGGGGGCTGTGCAGATGTTGGAACTGCCCCTGAATGCCCGTATTGACGATGTGGTTGGGGGGGTGAATGAACGCATCGCCGTCCAACAGCAAAAGGTGCGCTTGGAGCGAGGAATTCTCGCCCGCGCCGACCAAAACCTTCTCTACGTGGACGAGGTAAATCTGCTTGAAGACCCCATCGTAGACGCCATTTTGGATGCGGCAGCGGCGGGATCATACACCGTGCGGCGGGGCGCGATTGCCGGAACATACCGTTCGCGATTCGTCCTGATCGGCTCGATGAACCCCGAAGAAGGGGCGCTGCGCCCACAGTTGATGGATCGCTTTGGGCTGCGCGTTGTCGTGCGGGGGTTGATGAACCGCGAGGAACGCCTGGAGATCTACCAGCGTGTTCGCGCCTACCGGACGAATCCGCGCACGTTCATCAAGGATTGGGCGGCGGCGACGGTGAACGCCCGTGAGGAAATTGGCGTGGCACGTGACCTGCTCAAAGAGGTGGAACTGACCACCGACGCCCTTGATTTGGGTTTGGAACTCGTCCGTCGCCTTGATATTGACAGCCACCGCGCCGAGTATGTCATGTTGGAGGCAGCCCGCGCCTATGCTGCGGCGGATGGGCGGACGGAGGCGACGATTGCCGATGTTCGTGCCGTAGCGCCGCTTGCCCTGCGGCTGCGCCGCAGCCAATATATGGTGGAATTTTCCGAGCAGCAGCGGGCAGAAGATGCCCTGATCCGAACGCAGATCGACACCATCTTACAGGGAGATACGGCATAA
- a CDS encoding DinB family protein codes for MTPEAIRLLFGYTYAAFDKVWDCILSLTDAQFVEDLPYSIGSIRNHVVHLMSAERRWVARLQPGTPLPDQIKYGDFSTKAAVSAHYEQIRADVLTYINALDETALNAVIDWNLPHRGIAERHPRYALLLHLANHATDHRSQILAMIHTHFTAPTVEHDLVFYLLEQEKTPTDSK; via the coding sequence ATGACTCCTGAAGCGATCCGCTTACTCTTTGGCTACACCTATGCCGCTTTTGACAAGGTGTGGGACTGTATTCTCTCCCTGACGGATGCACAGTTTGTCGAAGACCTCCCCTATTCCATCGGCTCTATCCGTAACCATGTTGTCCATCTGATGAGCGCTGAGCGGCGGTGGGTTGCCCGCCTTCAACCCGGCACCCCCCTTCCCGACCAGATTAAGTATGGCGACTTCTCTACAAAAGCTGCGGTAAGCGCACACTACGAGCAGATACGCGCCGATGTGTTGACCTACATCAACGCCCTTGACGAGACAGCCCTCAATGCGGTGATCGATTGGAATCTCCCCCATCGTGGCATTGCTGAACGCCATCCGCGTTACGCCCTTTTGCTCCATCTGGCAAACCATGCGACGGATCACCGCTCACAAATCCTCGCCATGATCCACACCCACTTTACCGCCCCAACGGTGGAGCATGATTTGGTTTTTTACCTTCTAGAACAAGAGAAAACACCGACAGATAGCAAGTAG